The genomic segment CATATGCCGTTGTGGAGTCCATGGCCTTGGGCACGATACCCATAGCCTCCAGAGTGGGTGGTGTGCCGGAGATACTGGAGGGGACCTATGCTGAAAGGATTATGTTTACGCCAGGAAACATAAATGAGTTTGTTGAGAAGATAAACGAGGTGTTATCACTATCTACGAAGCAACTCATAGATATTGGGGCAGATTTAAGAGAGAAAGCGTATAAGAAGTTTGATAAGGATCACCTTGAGAGGCAATTACTTGAAATCTTTAGATGAAAATAGTTGAGGTTAAAAATTACTGTAATTAAAATTTCATGCCATATTGATGAAGTAGTCTGAAGCGGTGAAGTAGCACCTGTGAAAAATGAAAGTATTTAAAGGCGAGATAGTGTAAGCAATGCGTATATGCTGATTAAGATTAGGAGACCGTTAAAGCAGAAGTAAGGAGGTTAAAATGCTTGTAAATGCAGCATACCTATGTTGTTTATGCATTAGGGGTTTATTATGAGGGTTGCTTTCATTGTTAGTAAGTCTTTTACTGAGAGGAGGCATGGTGGTTTTGGCTGGCTTGTGAGGTTGGTGGGTGAGGAGCTTGTTAGGCGTGGTTTTGAGGTTTATGTCCTTGCTTGGCGTGATACTGGCTATCCCAGGGAGTACTCCGTGGGTAGCGTTAGGGTTGTAACATATGATTATCACTTCGAGACCAGGTCTGTCTTTAGGCACTTGCGTGATTACTGGGGTGCTCTGGAGGTTATCAGGGATGTGGATGCTGATGTTTACATAAGCATTGAGGCTATGGTGGAGACTTTACTGGCTGAGCTTGTTAAACGCCATAGCGCCCATGTGGTTTGGGCGCAGGATCCCTTTGAGTGGAGTGATTATGAGCTCCTGGCCTCCGTGGATCCTTACTACAGGATTTCCAGGGCTAGGTTTTACATGAATAGGTTGGTCTTTGGCGCGGCTTATAGGTGGGCTGATTTAGTGCTTACGCAGGCCAGATTTTACATGAGGAAGCTCAGGGAGCTTTACGGCCTGGACCCAGGGAGGGTTCATTACCTGCCGAACCCTGTACACCCAATACATGAGTATGAGGTTAAGAAGTCCGAGGAACCGCTGATTTGCTACCTAGCTAGGATGGATCCTCAGAAGCGTTACTGGTTATTCTTTGAGCTCACTAAGCGCTTCCCTGACATCAGGTTTGTGACTATGGGTAAGCCTAACGTGCTCTATGAGGATAGGTATAAGGAGGTTATTAGTAAGTACGTGGATTTAAGCAACCTTGAGGTACTAGGCTTCGTACCTGAGAAGAGGAAGAGGGAGATTCTTGATAGGTGCTGGGTGCTTGTGCTGCCGAGCATTAGGGAGGGGTTGCCCATAGCGATGCTCGAGGCCTTGGCTCACAGGGTTGCATTGCTTAGTTCTGTGAATCCTGATGGGTTAACGGAGAGGTTTGGCTATTGGGCCAGGAACGATGATTTCGATGTGGGGTTAAAATGGTTATTGAGTAATGATAGGTGGAGGGTGCTTGGTGAGGAGGGCTATTGAGGAGGAGATGAGGGAGGTCTTCTCGTAAGGGGGAGGTGTATGTTCCATCTCTATTCTTTATAGAGGTGGCTAACGCTCTTAGGTATATTGATGGGCTTGTAGCAGAAGACGTTGCCAAAGCTATCGATGCATTTAAGAGCCTAGGCTTGAGGGTTGTGAGCGATCTAGAGCTACTGGGGGATGCTGTTAGAATAGCCTTCGAGAATGACATCACAGTCTATGACTCTATATACTTGGCATTGGCGAGAAGAGTTGGTGGGGTCTTAATAACGTATGATAGGAAACTGCTCAGTAAGGGTGGGGAGGTGGTTATGAAGGCAAGTACATTCCTAGCGCGTTTTGTAACTCGATAACTAGCTATCATAAGGGCTCCAAGGTGAACTTCGGGATCATCCATGCATGGCTACCTACTGAGGAGGCTTAAGGGGGCTGAGGAGTGTGGGGTAGGGGGGTTGAGTATGTAGATGATGGGTACGCATCAAGGACATGCCCAATATGTAGGATAATGGGGAATCACGGGAGGATAGAGAGAGGGTTATTTAAATACTACGTGCATGATGAGGTATTCTGGATTGTTGCTTCGTAGTTTTTGAAATAGCGGTGTGCTTGTGGTATCGACGTACTTGGGCGTGTCCTCCGGCTTTGTGAGGTTACTCGGCGGGGCTTGCCGCGAAACTTCCCGATACCTTTATCGCGGCCTCAAATAGGGGGTTGTAAATGTGTTATAATGCGTTAATGACCATAATAGGCGCATCAATGGGAGCTGAAACTATTAGGAAATAGTAAACGGCATAGTTACAGTTAAAAATTAGGCATTTATCAATTATTGACTGGGTTCATGGGTCTTATAATATGCCTAACAGGCCCCGATGGTTCAGGTAAGTCCACAGTGGCTAGGGAATTGGCTCTGGAGTTGAGTAGACGTGGCTTTAGGGTTAGGGTTTCTTGGATGAGGGGTAGCCACACCATAGCCTCCCTAATTGCCAGGTTTTTATCCAGGTTCCCCGTGCTCAGAGGCTGTGGTAATCCCTACTACGGTGTTTCCATACCGGGCTCGCTGAGGCCTCTGTGGTGGTTCCTGGAGTTCATATCCGCAATACCCATAATCCTGCTCAGGTACTTCCTACCCGCATTGCTGGGTTATGTGGTTATTGGTGATAGGTGTGTCCTGGATCTGGTGGTTTGGGTCTCAGTAACCACTGGGGATTCCACGTTCGTAAAGTCCATACTTGGTAAGGCTTTAATATCCATGGCCATGAAGAGCAGCATTATTGTTTACGTAACCGCTGATTATGAGGTGCTTAGGGCGCGTAGGGGTGCTGATTGGGGGTTAAGGGAGCAATTAGGCATGTACAATGCCCTAAGTAGGATCCTGGGCCTAATTGTGCTTAATACCACGGGCCTCACGGTTAATGAGGCCAGGGATAGATTGATGGGCCTTGTGTATGGGGCAATGAATAAAAATAGGGTTTAGGCGTTGATTCATGGTCCTCGAAGACACCATAAGGCTCATGAGGATTATTGGAATACCTGGATTAATAAAGGGGCGTGGCGATCACGGGCTAGACGCGGATTTATTGGCATTGGCTGAGTTGAATAA from the Caldivirga maquilingensis IC-167 genome contains:
- a CDS encoding glycosyltransferase, whose translation is MPTTARKTWALLFPSITEEPLPYAVVESMALGTIPIASRVGGVPEILEGTYAERIMFTPGNINEFVEKINEVLSLSTKQLIDIGADLREKAYKKFDKDHLERQLLEIFR
- a CDS encoding glycosyltransferase family 4 protein — its product is MRVAFIVSKSFTERRHGGFGWLVRLVGEELVRRGFEVYVLAWRDTGYPREYSVGSVRVVTYDYHFETRSVFRHLRDYWGALEVIRDVDADVYISIEAMVETLLAELVKRHSAHVVWAQDPFEWSDYELLASVDPYYRISRARFYMNRLVFGAAYRWADLVLTQARFYMRKLRELYGLDPGRVHYLPNPVHPIHEYEVKKSEEPLICYLARMDPQKRYWLFFELTKRFPDIRFVTMGKPNVLYEDRYKEVISKYVDLSNLEVLGFVPEKRKREILDRCWVLVLPSIREGLPIAMLEALAHRVALLSSVNPDGLTERFGYWARNDDFDVGLKWLLSNDRWRVLGEEGY
- a CDS encoding type II toxin-antitoxin system VapC family toxin: MYVPSLFFIEVANALRYIDGLVAEDVAKAIDAFKSLGLRVVSDLELLGDAVRIAFENDITVYDSIYLALARRVGGVLITYDRKLLSKGGEVVMKASTFLARFVTR
- a CDS encoding thymidylate kinase-like protein, which codes for MGLIICLTGPDGSGKSTVARELALELSRRGFRVRVSWMRGSHTIASLIARFLSRFPVLRGCGNPYYGVSIPGSLRPLWWFLEFISAIPIILLRYFLPALLGYVVIGDRCVLDLVVWVSVTTGDSTFVKSILGKALISMAMKSSIIVYVTADYEVLRARRGADWGLREQLGMYNALSRILGLIVLNTTGLTVNEARDRLMGLVYGAMNKNRV